Proteins encoded within one genomic window of Sulfurovum sp. XGS-02:
- a CDS encoding cytochrome C: MKTTTKLAIAALLGMTLLSTTASADVKKGQKIYLKKLKAPCGFNGVKFAQSHTQDEWEAIQEAGKFEDEIKKLCPKVKKFKAKYIPDVYDFAYEYASDSGNVPSC; this comes from the coding sequence ATGAAGACTACAACAAAATTAGCAATTGCTGCTTTACTTGGTATGACATTACTTTCAACAACTGCATCTGCAGATGTGAAAAAAGGTCAAAAAATCTATCTTAAGAAGTTGAAAGCTCCTTGTGGATTTAATGGTGTTAAATTTGCACAGTCCCATACGCAAGATGAGTGGGAAGCGATTCAGGAAGCTGGTAAATTTGAGGATGAGATTAAAAAACTTTGTCCGAAAGTAAAAAAATTCAAAGCAAAATATATTCCAGATGTATATGATTTTGCATATGAATATGCAAGCGATTCAGGTAACGTACCGTCTTGTTAA
- a CDS encoding c-type cytochrome — MKKFAIAMLLTGSTLLMADGAAAYAKCVGCHGANGEKAALGKSAIIKGQDAAKTVEQLNGYKAGTLNQYGMGGLMKGQVASMDDATIQAVADYIAAMK, encoded by the coding sequence ATGAAAAAATTTGCAATCGCAATGTTACTTACTGGATCTACACTACTTATGGCTGACGGTGCAGCTGCTTACGCTAAATGTGTTGGTTGTCATGGTGCAAACGGAGAAAAAGCTGCTCTAGGTAAATCTGCTATTATCAAAGGTCAAGATGCTGCTAAAACAGTTGAACAACTTAACGGTTATAAAGCTGGTACACTTAACCAATATGGAATGGGTGGTCTAATGAAAGGTCAAGTAGCTTCTATGGATGACGCTACTATCCAAGCTGTTG